The Prodigiosinella aquatilis region ATTTCCATAGAAAGTCGGCGTTTACGTAATGTGACCACGCAGGTATCGGCAAGGCACTCATCAATAAGTTCAGGAGAAAGGAGGTCTGAAAGGGCCGCGAACTCCTGAGGAGTAAATTGGTGGATTGTGTCCAAAACCTGACTGAGAAGCATAAAAAATCCGTAATCCTTGAGAGATTACGGATTCTTGCAGAACTGCCAAATCGTTCAACCGATCATTTTTGTCTTAACTGATCGGCATTACAGATAGTCCGTCCTTTTTTAACATCTGACAACTATTACGCGTCAAACGGATCGCGCAGAATCATGGTTTCTTCACGTTCAGGTCCCGTAGAGATAATATCTACCGGAACACCGGTGACTTCTTCGACCCGCTTGATGTAATTCAGTGCCGCCTGTGGCAGTTTGCTATGATCTGTCATACCAAAAGTGCTTTCAGACCAGCCCGGCATAGTTTCATAGATTGGCTCGATACCATCCCAGCCTTCAGCAGCCAACGGAGTTACATCCACTTCACGGCCATCAGGCATCCGATAGCCTACACAGATCTTCACTTCTTTAAGACCATCAAGTACATCCAGCTTGGTCATGCAGAAACCGGACAATGAGTTAATCTGTACAGCACGGCGAACTGCTACCGCATCCAGCCAACCGGTACGACGACGGCGTCCTGTTGTGGCACCGAATTCGTTACCTTTCTGAGAAAGATATTCACCAACATCGTCAAACAGTTCCGTCGGGAAAGGACCTGCCCCAACACGTGTGGAGTATGCTTTAACAATTCCCAGTACATAGTCCACATAACGCGGCCCCAGGCCAGAACCAGTGGCCACGCCACCCGCAGTGGTATTAGAGGAGGTTACATATGGATAGGTACCGTGATCGATATCCAGCAATGTTCCTTGCGCCCCTTCGAACATAATCAAATCGCCACGTCGACGGGCTTTATCCAATAAGTCAGAAACATCGACCACCAGAGAAGTCAGGATATCGGCGATCGCCAATACTTCATCCAGTGTTTTCTGATAATCCACCGGCTCAACTTTATAGTAGTTAACCAGCTGGAAGTTATGATATTCAATGATTTCTTTCAGCTTGGCGGCAAAGCTCTGCTTATTAAACAAATCACCTACGCGCAGACCGCGACGGGCAACTTT contains the following coding sequences:
- a CDS encoding adenylosuccinate synthase is translated as MGKNVVVLGTQWGDEGKGKVVDLLTERAKYVVRYQGGHNAGHTLVLNGEKTVLHLIPSGILRENVISIIGNGVVLAPDAFMKEMTELEARGIPVRERLLLSEACPLILPYHVALDNAREKARGDKAIGTTGRGIGPAYEDKVARRGLRVGDLFNKQSFAAKLKEIIEYHNFQLVNYYKVEPVDYQKTLDEVLAIADILTSLVVDVSDLLDKARRRGDLIMFEGAQGTLLDIDHGTYPYVTSSNTTAGGVATGSGLGPRYVDYVLGIVKAYSTRVGAGPFPTELFDDVGEYLSQKGNEFGATTGRRRRTGWLDAVAVRRAVQINSLSGFCMTKLDVLDGLKEVKICVGYRMPDGREVDVTPLAAEGWDGIEPIYETMPGWSESTFGMTDHSKLPQAALNYIKRVEEVTGVPVDIISTGPEREETMILRDPFDA